The following proteins come from a genomic window of Pyxidicoccus sp. MSG2:
- a CDS encoding FHA domain-containing protein translates to MSVRLTVTQRSEAGAAPSNEIVLDDAVITLGRDKTCQVVLAQQAVSRNHARICQEGTLFFLEDLGSAYGTQVNGKPLPKGEKRLLRNGDVIAIAQYDVRFERMTELNADVTSEKTSFIARGMVKDAMRGLASGEERYLRFMNGPREGQRIEIGDAQEVVFGRDEKEVDVVLKDDLVSRKHAKIRRDWSGTHVEDLGSRNGIKVNKKRVNRKALKDSDELEVGATRFLYVDPSEPAEEPVQLSTDVKASPPPSPQRPGPSRQMKAVEEPAEEPAPPAEEPAAPPEEPAGSPEAASSEEPAPPAEEPASPSAEMPVPDEEPAAGAMSSLKDKQKFVPLVVMGVVGLLFLVMMIAVLAGA, encoded by the coding sequence ATGAGCGTCCGTCTCACCGTCACGCAGCGCAGCGAGGCCGGCGCTGCCCCGAGCAACGAGATCGTCCTCGACGACGCGGTCATCACCCTGGGTCGCGACAAGACCTGTCAGGTGGTGCTCGCCCAGCAGGCCGTGTCGCGCAACCACGCCCGCATCTGCCAGGAAGGCACCCTCTTCTTCCTGGAGGACCTGGGCAGTGCCTACGGCACCCAGGTCAACGGCAAGCCGCTGCCCAAGGGCGAGAAGCGGCTCCTGCGCAACGGCGACGTCATCGCCATTGCCCAATACGACGTGCGCTTCGAGCGGATGACGGAGCTGAACGCGGACGTCACCTCGGAGAAGACGTCCTTCATCGCCCGCGGCATGGTGAAGGACGCCATGCGCGGGCTCGCCTCCGGCGAGGAGCGCTACCTGCGCTTCATGAACGGCCCGCGCGAGGGCCAGCGCATCGAGATTGGCGACGCGCAGGAGGTCGTCTTCGGCCGTGACGAGAAGGAGGTGGACGTCGTCCTCAAGGACGACCTCGTCTCCCGCAAGCACGCCAAGATTCGCCGCGACTGGTCCGGCACCCACGTCGAGGACCTGGGCAGCCGCAACGGCATCAAGGTCAACAAGAAGCGGGTGAACCGCAAGGCGCTCAAGGACAGCGACGAGCTGGAGGTCGGCGCCACCCGCTTCCTCTACGTGGACCCCTCCGAGCCGGCCGAGGAGCCCGTCCAGCTCTCCACGGACGTCAAGGCCTCGCCGCCGCCCTCGCCGCAGCGCCCGGGCCCCTCCCGCCAGATGAAGGCCGTGGAGGAGCCGGCCGAGGAGCCCGCGCCGCCGGCCGAGGAGCCCGCCGCCCCGCCCGAGGAGCCCGCCGGCTCACCAGAGGCCGCGTCCTCCGAGGAACCCGCGCCACCGGCCGAGGAGCCCGCCTCCCCCTCCGCGGAGATGCCCGTCCCGGACGAGGAGCCCGCCGCTGGCGCCATGTCCTCCCTCAAGGACAAGCAGAAGTTCGTCCCGCTCGTGGTGATGGGCGTGGTGGGGCTGCTCTTCCTGGTGATGATGATTGCCGTGCTCGCCGGCGCCTGA
- a CDS encoding cyclic nucleotide-binding domain-containing protein, protein MAASDSSSWNRRLWPAAAFQFALIAGVTQLKTTANALVLSRFESQALPYLYLLGALMTAALTVLPRGRQGSPLESPGVLTGLGGVVALGLAGALSAGQRMPALALYLFADTFSTFVSFRFWGRMASAFDAREARRAFTFLNGFAMGGGIAGGLLVQGFAVRLGTPAMVVSGALSLLSAGAIFHHLYKGAPAPPPRSRPAAASWMGWSYLAESPYAQVLAALGIAFAVLSSFVDYFFRLRLEGTMSEDALAALFGSLQLWIGLFCVAFQLLVAQRLLKRLGLLRYVALVPLVLAPLAGAALVTPVMWPVHLLRLVETAVSYSILPVGIQLLYAAVPDDQREGLRAMVEGLLRKGGVVLAGLLLIGAGRGATGDTMAVAVVGMCVALAVLLVRLKPAYVAALGEQVGAPEEEDVELEGEEEQRLLAEALAAPSPERVLRAVAMMEQAEVPLRPHLAALLRHPNERVLERGVSLALELEAHELAPILERLVEEGPRRPRDQAVWALARLSPERAERLLPALLNHPDIGLRCAAIGALLKSTGNSVALSSLQELLARGDAAQEPERREVARLLGRLQDTRFAGALARYLEDTDPTVRRVALAAVGEGGYVEMAPRLLPFLTWREERKTAREALVALGDAVTPLVEEQLNNKGSPLAMRLQLPRVLRGIGTPAALDALLFSNVKDDASLHFRIGAQLTRLRDEHPEHPVDVERVREALGRRRDVYRALVGAFRDVRAALGDGSLLTRAVGDRLDQALELSFFLLGLLHPSQVMRGIHYNLVGQDARRRALALELLENLVAEEDRELVTEQVEAHHRELPPGAPGRLWRRLAALVQSEDVVLRACARHVARVNGLNVLPQEGDLSDRTVQRMFALEGVSVFSQSDVDDLAAIAAVAREASYKAGERIYAQGDPGDALYVIVEGGVDAFHDGEHVLRFQGKQAFGEISLLDGAPRPTDMVAAVDTRVLIIDRRDFLDLIADRPELLTGFFRAVGLQLQKLMGLPDSREAGQRLELTGPQPLEVPPLPTGPAPEPSSANEVIMSSGEEERARDEK, encoded by the coding sequence GTGGCCGCCTCCGACTCCTCATCCTGGAACCGCCGACTCTGGCCGGCGGCTGCCTTCCAGTTCGCGCTCATCGCCGGGGTGACGCAGCTGAAGACGACGGCGAACGCGCTCGTGCTGTCGCGCTTCGAGTCGCAGGCGCTGCCGTACCTGTACCTGCTGGGCGCGCTGATGACGGCGGCGCTGACGGTGCTGCCTCGCGGCCGGCAGGGCTCGCCGCTGGAGTCGCCCGGTGTGCTGACGGGGCTGGGCGGCGTGGTGGCGCTGGGGCTGGCGGGCGCGTTGTCGGCGGGGCAGCGGATGCCCGCGCTGGCGCTGTACCTCTTCGCGGACACCTTCTCCACGTTCGTGTCCTTCCGCTTCTGGGGGCGGATGGCGTCGGCCTTCGACGCGCGCGAGGCGCGGCGGGCCTTCACCTTCCTCAACGGCTTCGCCATGGGCGGCGGCATCGCTGGCGGACTGCTGGTGCAGGGCTTCGCCGTCCGGCTGGGCACTCCGGCCATGGTGGTGAGCGGCGCGCTGAGCCTGCTGTCCGCGGGCGCGATCTTCCATCACCTCTACAAGGGCGCTCCCGCGCCTCCGCCGCGCAGCCGTCCCGCCGCCGCGTCGTGGATGGGGTGGAGCTACCTGGCGGAGAGCCCCTACGCGCAGGTGCTGGCGGCGCTGGGCATCGCCTTCGCGGTGCTGTCCTCCTTCGTGGACTACTTCTTCCGGCTGCGGCTGGAGGGCACGATGAGCGAGGACGCCCTCGCGGCGCTCTTCGGCTCGCTGCAGCTGTGGATTGGCCTGTTCTGCGTGGCCTTCCAGCTGCTCGTGGCGCAGCGGCTGCTGAAGCGGCTGGGCCTGCTGCGCTACGTGGCGCTGGTGCCGCTGGTGCTGGCGCCCCTGGCGGGCGCGGCGCTCGTCACGCCGGTGATGTGGCCGGTGCACCTGCTGCGGCTGGTGGAGACGGCGGTGAGCTACTCCATCCTCCCGGTGGGCATCCAGTTGCTGTACGCGGCGGTGCCGGACGACCAGCGCGAGGGGTTGCGCGCGATGGTGGAGGGGCTGCTGCGCAAGGGCGGTGTGGTGCTGGCGGGCCTGCTGCTCATCGGCGCGGGACGCGGCGCCACGGGCGACACCATGGCGGTGGCGGTGGTGGGCATGTGCGTCGCGCTGGCCGTGCTGCTGGTGCGGCTCAAGCCCGCGTACGTGGCGGCGCTGGGCGAGCAGGTGGGCGCGCCGGAAGAGGAGGATGTGGAGCTGGAGGGGGAGGAGGAGCAGCGGCTCCTGGCCGAGGCGCTGGCGGCGCCCTCTCCGGAGCGGGTGCTGCGCGCGGTGGCCATGATGGAGCAGGCGGAGGTGCCGCTGCGGCCGCACCTGGCCGCGCTCCTGCGCCACCCGAACGAGCGCGTGCTGGAGCGCGGCGTGTCCCTGGCGCTGGAGCTGGAGGCGCACGAGCTGGCGCCCATCCTGGAGCGGCTGGTGGAAGAAGGGCCCCGGCGTCCCAGGGACCAGGCCGTGTGGGCGCTGGCGCGGCTGTCGCCGGAGCGCGCGGAGCGGCTGTTGCCCGCGCTGCTCAACCACCCGGACATCGGGCTGCGCTGCGCGGCCATTGGCGCGCTGCTCAAGTCGACGGGGAACTCGGTGGCGCTGTCCTCGCTCCAGGAATTGCTGGCCCGGGGGGACGCCGCGCAGGAGCCCGAGCGGCGCGAGGTGGCGCGTCTGCTGGGCCGGCTCCAGGACACGCGCTTCGCCGGGGCGCTGGCGCGCTACCTGGAGGACACGGACCCCACGGTGCGGCGCGTGGCGCTGGCCGCGGTGGGCGAGGGCGGCTACGTGGAAATGGCCCCGCGCCTGTTGCCCTTCCTCACCTGGCGCGAGGAGCGCAAGACGGCGCGCGAGGCGCTGGTGGCGCTCGGCGACGCGGTGACGCCGCTGGTGGAGGAGCAGCTCAACAACAAGGGCTCGCCCCTGGCCATGCGGCTGCAACTGCCCCGCGTGCTGCGCGGCATCGGCACGCCCGCGGCGCTGGACGCGCTGCTGTTCTCCAACGTGAAGGACGACGCGTCGCTGCACTTCCGCATCGGCGCGCAGTTGACGCGCCTGCGCGACGAGCACCCCGAGCACCCGGTGGACGTGGAGCGCGTGCGCGAGGCCCTGGGCCGGCGGCGGGACGTGTACCGCGCGCTGGTGGGCGCCTTCCGCGATGTGCGCGCGGCGCTGGGGGACGGCTCGCTGCTCACCCGCGCGGTGGGAGACCGGCTGGACCAGGCGCTGGAGCTGTCCTTCTTCCTGCTGGGGCTGTTGCACCCGTCGCAGGTGATGCGCGGCATCCACTACAACCTGGTGGGACAGGACGCGCGGCGCCGGGCGCTGGCGCTGGAGCTCTTGGAGAACCTGGTCGCCGAAGAGGACCGGGAGCTGGTGACGGAGCAGGTGGAGGCCCACCACCGCGAGCTGCCCCCGGGGGCACCGGGCCGCCTGTGGCGCCGGCTGGCCGCGCTGGTGCAGAGCGAGGACGTGGTGCTGCGCGCGTGCGCCCGCCATGTAGCGCGGGTGAACGGGCTGAACGTGCTCCCGCAGGAGGGTGACTTGAGCGACCGCACTGTCCAACGGATGTTCGCGCTGGAGGGCGTGAGCGTCTTCTCCCAGAGTGACGTGGATGACCTGGCGGCCATCGCGGCCGTGGCCCGCGAGGCTTCCTACAAGGCCGGTGAGCGCATCTACGCGCAGGGCGACCCGGGTGACGCGCTCTACGTCATCGTCGAGGGCGGCGTGGATGCCTTCCACGACGGCGAGCACGTGCTGCGCTTCCAGGGCAAGCAGGCCTTCGGCGAAATCAGCCTCCTGGACGGCGCGCCCCGCCCCACGGACATGGTGGCCGCTGTGGACACGCGCGTGCTCATCATCGACCGGCGCGACTTCCTCGACCTGATCGCGGACCGTCCGGAATTGCTCACCGGCTTCTTCCGGGCGGTGGGCCTGCAGCTCCAGAAGCTCATGGGCCTGCCCGACTCGCGCGAGGCGGGCCAGCGCCTGGAGCTGACCGGCCCGCAGCCCCTGGAGGTGCCGCCGCTGCCCACCGGCCCGGCCCCCGAGCCCTCCAGCGCCAACGAGGTCATCATGTCCTCCGGCGAGGAGGAGCGCGCTCGCGACGAGAAGTGA
- a CDS encoding RDD family protein: protein MTTASDTLLDGTHTVLTPEYVEFRFTLAGLYSRFLAWLVDGLIVAALTLVIMMALSVVMMAFPGFGSALLAVVFFLVEWGYSIFLETVWSGRTVGKRVLSLRVIQESGVRIGFYHAALRNLARPVDRLPLLYLVGGVTALVSGSHQRLGDLLAGTIVVRERRLKVPSALGTSGEEGLLADPLFVSRVKRLSTEERELVLSAALRREELRLEARLRLFSALGARLQDALAMEKPAHLSDEKWTLLVAAALLPSTGAKAVGPRARALA, encoded by the coding sequence GTGACGACCGCCTCCGACACGCTGCTGGACGGCACCCACACGGTGCTCACCCCCGAGTACGTGGAGTTCCGCTTCACGCTCGCGGGCCTCTACTCGCGCTTCCTGGCGTGGCTGGTGGATGGGCTCATCGTCGCCGCGCTCACCCTGGTCATCATGATGGCGCTCAGCGTGGTGATGATGGCCTTCCCAGGCTTCGGCAGCGCGCTGCTGGCCGTGGTCTTCTTCCTCGTGGAGTGGGGCTACTCCATCTTCCTGGAGACGGTGTGGAGCGGGCGCACGGTGGGAAAGCGGGTGCTCTCCCTGCGCGTCATCCAGGAGAGCGGCGTGCGCATCGGCTTCTACCATGCGGCGCTGCGCAACCTGGCGCGGCCGGTGGACCGGCTCCCCCTCCTCTACCTGGTGGGTGGGGTGACGGCGCTCGTCTCCGGCTCCCACCAGCGGCTGGGGGATTTGCTGGCCGGCACGATTGTCGTGCGGGAGCGCCGCCTCAAGGTGCCGTCCGCCCTGGGTACCAGCGGCGAGGAGGGCCTGCTGGCGGATCCGCTCTTCGTGTCTCGGGTGAAGCGGCTGTCCACCGAGGAGCGGGAACTGGTGCTGTCCGCCGCCCTGCGACGCGAGGAACTGCGACTGGAGGCGCGGCTGCGGCTGTTCTCCGCGCTGGGCGCCCGGCTGCAGGACGCGCTGGCCATGGAGAAGCCGGCCCACCTCTCCGACGAGAAGTGGACCCTGCTGGTGGCCGCCGCCCTGCTGCCGTCCACGGGCGCCAAGGCCGTGGGGCCCCGCGCCCGGGCCCTGGCGTGA
- a CDS encoding tetratricopeptide repeat protein, protein MRLSRLLTALSLVSTLPLVACVSTPAPHERALINNELCVQEISKGDLVRADVYCDLGLEFSPQYADLWANKGIIAMANGKKDEAKKHFIKALRFNQEHLQAYQNLGIIYLEEGAYGKAHDNFRRALKVNPDNLETRYNLAITLMKMKKMEDAKKELRTLLAVNPGLSDAHHTLGVIAYAENEFDEAVDHLSQSVQLTPDAPQKWHDLGTALMEVSRFPEAREAFANCAQLDPQNSSCINNLSLAQRKTALTDAAFKELKDTQQAENSAPALYMLARQYREKGLLAEEESTYRKCVKLDAKFAPCHFGLFQLFSDAHKQEHAQVACKNFLKYGTSEEFPTEYQTCEKFISDATF, encoded by the coding sequence ATGCGTCTGAGCCGACTCCTTACCGCGCTGTCCCTGGTCTCCACCCTCCCCCTCGTCGCCTGCGTCAGCACCCCGGCGCCCCACGAGCGCGCCCTCATCAACAACGAGCTGTGCGTGCAGGAGATCAGCAAGGGCGACCTGGTCCGCGCGGACGTCTACTGCGACCTCGGCCTGGAGTTCTCCCCCCAGTACGCCGACCTGTGGGCCAACAAGGGCATCATCGCCATGGCCAACGGCAAGAAGGACGAGGCCAAGAAGCACTTCATCAAGGCCCTGCGCTTCAACCAGGAGCACCTCCAGGCCTACCAGAACCTCGGCATCATCTACCTGGAGGAAGGCGCGTACGGGAAGGCGCACGACAACTTCCGCCGCGCACTGAAGGTGAACCCGGACAACCTCGAGACGCGCTACAACCTCGCCATCACCCTGATGAAGATGAAGAAGATGGAGGATGCGAAGAAGGAGCTGCGCACGTTGCTCGCGGTGAACCCCGGCCTGTCGGACGCGCACCACACCCTGGGTGTCATCGCCTACGCGGAGAACGAGTTCGACGAGGCGGTGGACCACCTCTCCCAGTCGGTGCAGCTCACCCCGGACGCCCCCCAGAAGTGGCATGACCTGGGCACCGCGTTGATGGAGGTGAGCCGCTTCCCCGAGGCGCGCGAGGCCTTCGCCAACTGCGCCCAGCTGGACCCGCAGAACAGCAGCTGCATCAACAACCTCTCGCTGGCCCAGCGCAAGACGGCCCTCACCGACGCGGCCTTCAAGGAGCTGAAGGACACCCAGCAGGCGGAGAACTCCGCCCCCGCCCTCTACATGCTCGCCCGCCAGTACCGCGAGAAGGGCCTGCTCGCCGAGGAGGAGTCCACGTACCGCAAGTGCGTGAAGCTCGACGCGAAGTTCGCCCCCTGCCACTTCGGCCTCTTCCAGCTCTTCTCCGACGCGCACAAGCAGGAACATGCCCAGGTGGCGTGCAAGAACTTCCTGAAGTATGGGACGTCCGAGGAATTCCCTACCGAGTACCAGACGTGCGAGAAGTTCATCAGCGACGCCACCTTCTGA